A region of Chlamydia crocodili DNA encodes the following proteins:
- the topA gene encoding type I DNA topoisomerase yields the protein MKKSLIVVESPAKIKTLQKLLGKGFIFASSLGHVVDLPAKEFGIDIEQDFEPDYQILPDKQEVISQIRKLASSCEVVYLSPDPDREGEAIAWHIANQLPKNTHMQRISFNAITKGAVNEALKHPREIDMALVNAQQARRLLDRIVGYKISPILSRKLQQRSGISAGRVQSVALKLVVDREKAIEAFVPTEYWNIRVFLQDPKTSKTFWAHLYSADGKKWEKELPKGKTEDEILLINSEAKAQHYVELLEDASYRVTRVEAKEKRRNAAPPFITSTLQQEASRHFRFSSSKTMSVAQTLYEGIELDNEDATGLITYMRTDSVRIDPEALNNARDYIQDTFGQEYLPKSPNFYATKKMTQDAHEAIRPTDIQLSPDKLQGRLTDDQHKLYSLIWKRFVASQMNPAIYDTLAMTISTNVKIDLRASGSLLKFKGFLAVYEEKIDDDIAEEENLSLPQLHAQDILDKEKVSAEQAFTKPLPRFTEASLVKELEKSGIGRPSTYATIMNKIQSREYTIKENQRLRPTELGKIISQFLETNFPRIMDIGFTALMEDELELIADNKKSWKLLLREFWDQFLPVVTTAEKEAVIPRVITDIECSACHKGKLVKIWAKNRYFYGCSEYPECDFKTSEEELAFNKDDYAVDTPWDSPCPVCEGKMKVRHGRFGTFLGCLNYPKCRGTISIHKKGEEVEKEESIPCPATGCSGKILKKRSRYNKTFYSCSEYPDCSVIGNTIDAVVTKYTGTPKTPYEKKTTGKKKATAKTSSKTTKTTTKKKSEKKTSRVGSLLTPSPELALMIGNEPVARGEATKKVWKYIKDRNLQSPENKKMLIPDDKFRAIIGPEPVDMFQLPKLLNQHLFKAG from the coding sequence ATGAAAAAATCCTTAATCGTAGTGGAATCTCCTGCTAAAATTAAAACCTTGCAAAAGCTCTTAGGGAAAGGTTTTATCTTTGCTTCATCACTAGGACATGTTGTTGATCTTCCCGCCAAGGAATTCGGTATCGATATCGAACAGGATTTCGAACCTGATTATCAAATTCTTCCTGACAAACAAGAAGTTATCAGTCAAATTCGTAAATTAGCCTCTAGCTGTGAAGTTGTTTATCTATCTCCCGACCCTGATAGAGAAGGAGAAGCTATAGCCTGGCATATCGCCAACCAGCTTCCCAAAAATACGCATATGCAACGAATTTCCTTCAATGCGATTACTAAAGGCGCTGTTAACGAAGCTTTAAAGCATCCTCGAGAGATTGATATGGCTTTAGTGAATGCGCAACAGGCTCGTCGTCTATTGGATCGCATCGTAGGTTATAAGATCTCTCCTATTTTAAGCCGTAAGCTTCAGCAGCGATCAGGCATATCTGCAGGACGTGTGCAATCTGTTGCATTAAAGCTTGTTGTAGATCGTGAAAAAGCTATAGAAGCTTTTGTTCCTACAGAATATTGGAATATTCGTGTTTTCCTTCAAGACCCCAAGACCTCAAAAACTTTTTGGGCTCATCTCTATTCTGCGGATGGGAAAAAATGGGAAAAGGAACTTCCTAAAGGAAAAACCGAAGATGAAATTTTATTAATCAATTCTGAAGCTAAAGCTCAACATTATGTAGAGCTTTTAGAAGATGCTTCCTATAGAGTTACTCGCGTAGAAGCTAAGGAGAAACGTCGCAACGCAGCGCCTCCGTTTATTACATCAACTTTGCAACAAGAAGCGAGTCGTCATTTTAGATTCTCTTCTTCCAAAACAATGTCTGTAGCGCAAACATTATATGAAGGCATTGAATTAGATAATGAAGATGCGACAGGATTAATTACATACATGCGTACAGATTCCGTACGTATAGATCCTGAAGCGTTAAATAATGCTAGAGACTATATACAGGATACATTTGGTCAAGAGTATCTTCCCAAGTCTCCCAATTTCTATGCCACAAAGAAAATGACTCAAGATGCTCACGAAGCTATTCGTCCTACAGACATTCAGTTATCTCCAGATAAGCTTCAAGGAAGATTGACCGATGATCAACATAAGCTCTATTCTCTCATTTGGAAACGTTTCGTTGCCTCACAAATGAATCCTGCGATTTATGATACGTTAGCGATGACCATCTCCACGAATGTGAAAATAGATTTACGTGCTTCTGGATCGTTGCTGAAATTTAAAGGTTTTCTAGCTGTATATGAAGAAAAAATAGATGATGATATAGCTGAAGAAGAAAATCTCTCTCTTCCCCAACTGCATGCTCAAGATATTTTAGACAAAGAAAAAGTTTCTGCAGAACAGGCATTTACAAAACCTCTTCCGAGATTCACAGAAGCTTCTTTAGTAAAAGAATTGGAAAAGTCCGGAATAGGCCGTCCATCTACATATGCAACGATTATGAATAAAATTCAAAGTCGTGAGTATACAATTAAAGAAAACCAACGTCTGCGCCCTACAGAATTAGGGAAAATTATTTCACAATTCCTAGAAACAAATTTTCCTAGAATTATGGATATAGGTTTTACAGCTCTTATGGAAGACGAGCTAGAACTTATCGCTGATAATAAAAAGTCCTGGAAACTACTTCTTAGAGAGTTTTGGGACCAATTTCTTCCTGTAGTCACCACAGCAGAAAAAGAAGCGGTTATCCCGCGTGTTATAACAGACATAGAATGTTCGGCATGCCATAAAGGAAAACTTGTTAAAATCTGGGCAAAAAATCGCTACTTCTATGGTTGTTCAGAATACCCTGAATGTGACTTCAAAACTTCTGAAGAAGAACTTGCCTTTAATAAAGACGATTATGCTGTTGATACACCTTGGGATAGTCCTTGTCCTGTTTGTGAAGGCAAAATGAAAGTCCGTCATGGGCGTTTTGGCACATTTTTAGGATGCTTAAATTATCCCAAGTGTCGTGGAACGATCTCTATTCATAAGAAGGGAGAGGAAGTAGAAAAAGAAGAATCCATTCCTTGCCCTGCTACAGGATGCTCTGGAAAAATTCTAAAGAAACGTTCACGTTATAATAAAACATTCTATTCTTGCTCAGAATATCCCGACTGTAGTGTGATTGGCAATACTATAGATGCTGTTGTTACAAAATATACAGGAACACCAAAAACTCCTTACGAAAAGAAAACAACGGGCAAGAAAAAAGCCACAGCAAAAACAAGTAGTAAAACTACAAAAACAACAACAAAGAAAAAGAGCGAAAAGAAAACCTCTAGGGTAGGTTCTTTACTTACACCTTCTCCTGAGCTTGCTTTAATGATAGGCAATGAGCCTGTGGCGCGTGGAGAAGCCACAAAGAAAGTTTGGAAATACATCAAGGATCGCAATCTACAATCTCCTGAAAATAAAAAGATGTTAATCCCCGATGATAAATTCCGAGCAATTATCGGCCCTGAACCTGTAGATATGTTCCAACTTCCAAAATTGCTAAATCAGCATTTATTTAAAGCTGGTTGA
- the dusB gene encoding tRNA dihydrouridine synthase DusB, with protein sequence MASSIYIRNILLRSPIVYAPLAGFSDYPYRRMSSFYGPPALMFCEMVKIEGLHYSPSRTLKLLEYSESMRPIGGQLCGSKPEMAGEAAKVLEGLGFDLIDLNCGCPTDRITKDGSGSGMLKSPELIGRVLEKIIKAVSIPVTVKIRSGWDGNNINIEETVRVIKDAGASAVFVHGRTRAQGYIGPSNLEYISRAKAAAGKDFPVFGNGDVFSPEAAKVMLDTTGCDGVLVARGTMGAPWIVRQIQDYLTTGTYEKMPFSVRKQAFIQHLQWVDEYYQSEAKFLCETRKLCGHYLISASKVRFLRSALSKATSVQEVYQLIDSYEEADDEYRDQPALNKC encoded by the coding sequence ATGGCTTCTTCAATATATATAAGAAATATTTTACTAAGATCCCCTATTGTTTACGCTCCTTTAGCAGGTTTTTCCGATTATCCTTATCGTAGAATGTCTTCGTTTTACGGTCCGCCTGCCTTAATGTTTTGTGAGATGGTGAAGATAGAAGGGCTACACTACTCTCCTTCACGTACATTGAAACTTTTAGAATATTCTGAATCGATGCGTCCTATAGGCGGACAGCTTTGTGGCAGTAAACCTGAAATGGCAGGGGAAGCTGCTAAGGTATTAGAGGGGTTAGGTTTTGATTTAATAGATTTAAACTGTGGTTGTCCTACAGATAGAATTACAAAAGATGGTAGTGGATCGGGGATGCTGAAATCTCCTGAGCTTATTGGAAGAGTTCTAGAGAAGATTATAAAGGCCGTATCTATTCCTGTTACCGTAAAGATACGTTCTGGATGGGATGGAAATAATATTAATATTGAAGAAACGGTGAGAGTTATCAAAGATGCTGGGGCTAGCGCTGTTTTTGTGCACGGAAGAACACGTGCCCAAGGCTACATTGGCCCAAGTAATCTTGAGTATATATCACGAGCAAAGGCTGCTGCGGGCAAGGATTTTCCTGTATTTGGAAATGGCGACGTGTTTTCTCCAGAAGCCGCTAAAGTAATGTTAGATACTACGGGATGTGACGGCGTGCTTGTTGCACGAGGTACGATGGGAGCTCCTTGGATAGTAAGACAAATACAAGATTATCTTACGACAGGAACATATGAAAAAATGCCTTTTTCGGTGAGAAAACAGGCATTTATTCAACATTTACAGTGGGTAGATGAATATTATCAAAGTGAAGCGAAGTTTCTCTGTGAGACACGAAAGCTTTGTGGACATTATTTAATATCCGCTTCTAAAGTGCGATTTCTACGTTCAGCTTTATCTAAAGCTACATCTGTGCAAGAGGTGTATCAGCTTATTGATAGTTATGAAGAAGCTGACGACGAGTATCGGGATCAACCAGCTTTAAATAAATGCTGA
- a CDS encoding YggT family protein — MVSYFLKAAINVYSFLILVYILASWVPECHNTRWYQYVYKFVDPYLALFRKFIPRIGFIDISPLIALLCLEAVPFIVIRTLRFVILNIFQSPWLLQYI; from the coding sequence ATGGTATCTTATTTTTTGAAAGCAGCTATTAATGTTTATAGTTTTTTAATCTTGGTGTATATTCTTGCCTCTTGGGTTCCTGAATGTCACAATACAAGATGGTACCAATACGTATATAAGTTCGTAGACCCCTATTTAGCTCTCTTTAGAAAATTTATTCCTCGTATTGGCTTCATTGATATTAGTCCGTTGATCGCTCTACTTTGCCTAGAGGCTGTTCCTTTTATTGTGATACGAACCCTGAGGTTTGTTATTCTTAATATTTTCCAGTCTCCATGGCTTCTTCAATATATATAA